In one window of Primulina tabacum isolate GXHZ01 chromosome 8, ASM2559414v2, whole genome shotgun sequence DNA:
- the LOC142554110 gene encoding kinesin-like protein KIN-7F encodes MGAIGAEDLMNWEKLQGMGNGSDEKILVLVRLRPLNEKEIARNEVADWECINSTTILYRNSLQERSGLPTAYSFDRVFRGDCTTREVYEEGTKDVALSVVGGINSTIFAYGQTSSGKTYTMNGITEYTVADIYDYIHKHEERAFVLKFAAMEIYNEVVRDLLNTDNSPLRILDDPEKGTVIEKLTEETLRDWNHLKELLSICEAQRQIGETSLNETSSRSHQILRLTIESSACEFLGKGNSTTLAASVNFVDLAGSERASQALSVGQRLKEGCHINRSLLTLGTVIRKLSKGRHGHVNYRDSKLTRILQSALGGNARTAIICTLTPARSHVEQSRNTLLFATCAKEVSTNAQVNVVMSDKALVKQLQKEVARLESELKSPGSTCDHATLLRKKDVQIEKLEKEIRELKKEQDLAHSRIEELLRIVENNAGSQKLIGIQSVDSEFERMGMSDPILSESSEDHSLSDAVSDSSKGIDESITGIGEYSDDMCKEVGCIEIAGSEQGEMYESLRQSSNGENRERTPNMWQPRYETIIAQETAGASPTGISDAKSGHSFGLLEQKFQDLQKTIDSLVMPYPDSSSPGATSTCMTGSGRLKMTQSRSDRANLMVGSPDFEMPEESESTPPTVLENAFTGRPESAFERKHWKIPPVIYGASNETMSRNDSLSSHSGSFIDETNYKNAQGDEDIPTLGSFVAGLKEMAKLQYENQSMNQVEEIGKITEKNARDAAFDPVQDWSLKFEKLQKLIIELWQACNVSLVHRTYFILLIKDDFTDSIYMEVEHRRLSFLRETFSRGSSAVHDGRTLTLGSSKKALRREREMLSRLMHKRYTENERRKMYNEWGINVNSKQRRLQLIHLLWSDPENMDHITKSAAIIAKLIGFSQHGQAHKEMFGLSFTPPRMARRSFSWKNSFVELFP; translated from the exons ATGGGGGCAATTGGTGCAGAAGATTTAATGAATTGGGAGAAGCTACAAGGCATGGGGAACGGAAGTGATGAGAAGATTCTTGTGTTGGTGAGGTTAAGGCCTTTGAATGAGAAGGAGATTGCACGAAATGAAGTTGCGGATTGGGAATGCATCAACTCAACCACCATTTTGTACCGGAACAGCCTCCAGGAGCGGTCTGGACTTCCTACAGCTTACTCATTTG ATCGAGTATTTAGGGGTGACTGCACAACCAGGGAAGTGTATGAAGAAGGAACAAAAGACGTTGCTCTTTCTGTGGTTGGTGGTATCAACT CAACAATTTTTGCATATGGTCAGACAAGCAGCGGGAAGACGTATACAATGAATGGTATTACCGAGTATACAGTAGctgatatatatgattataTACATAAG CATGAAGAAAGAGCATTTGTGTTAAAGTTTGCTGCAATGGAGATTTATAACGAAGTTGTTAGAGACCTCCTGAACACGGATAATTCTCCATTAAGGATACTTGATGATCCAGAG AAGGGAACTGTTATAGAGAAACTCACAGAAGAAACTTTGAGGGATTGGAATCACCTCAAGGAGTTGCTATCCATCTGCGAAG CACAAAGACAGATTGGAGAGACCTCATTGAATGAAACAAGCTCTAGATCCCATCAAATTCTTAGACTG ACAATTGAAAGTTCTGCTTGTGAGTTTTTAGGGAAAGGCAACTCAACAACCCTTGCTGCTAGTGTG AATTTTGTTGACCTGGCAGGCAGTGAGCGCGCATCTCAAGCATTATCAGTTGGGCAAAGGCTGAAAGAAGGCTGTCATATAAATCGTAGTTTACTGACACTAGGGACTGTAATCCGAAAGCTTAG CAAAGGAAGACATGGACACGTCAATTATAGAGATTCAAAGCTTACACGGATTCTGCAGTCTGCCCTGGGAGGCAATGCGAGAACTGCGATCATTTGCACCTTGACCCCTGCCAGAAGCCATGTTGAGCAATCAAGGAATACCCTTTTATTTGCAACCTGTGCAAAGGAAGTATCAACTAACGCACAGGTCAATGTTGTGATGTCTGATAAGGCTTTGGTAAAACAACTTCAGAAAGAAGTAGCTAGGCTGGAGAGTGAGTTAAAAAGTCCAGGATCAACGTGTGATCACGCAACATTGTTGAGAAAAAAAGATGTGCAGATTGAAAAG TTGGAGAAAGAGATTAGAGAGCTGAAGAAGGAACAAGATCTTGCTCATTCTCGGATTGAGGAATTACTACGAATTGTCGAAAACAACGCGGGTTCACAAAAGCTCATTGGTATTCAATCTGTCGATTCGGAGTTTGAACGTATGGGGATGTCAGATCCAATACTTTCAGAAAGCAGTGAGGATCATTCTTTATCTGATGCTGTATCTGATTCAAGTAAAGGAATAGATGAATCTATAACAGGGATTGGAGAATATTCTGATGACATGTGTAAGGAAGTTGGATGCATTGAGATTGCTGGATCTGAACAAGGTGAAATGTATGAGTCATTGCGTCAGTCATCAAATGGTGAAAACAGAGAAAGAACGCCAAATATGTGGCAGCCTAGGTATGAGACCATCATTGCACAGGAGACCGCAGGAGCATCACCCACCGGAATTAGTGACGCCAAGAGTGGCCATTCTTTTGGTTTACTAGAGCAGAAATTTCAAGATTTGCAGAAGACCATTGATTCCCTAGTCATGCCTTACCCCGATTCATCTTCTCCTGGGGCCACATCAACCTGTATGACTGGTTCTGGAAGATTAAAAATGACACAAAGCCGAAGTGATAGAGCTAACTTAATGGTTGGTTCACCAGACTTCGAGATGCCTGAAGAAAGTGAAAGCACACCACCAACAGTGTTGGAGAATGCTTTCACCGGAAGACCAGAAAGTGCCTTCGAAAGAAAGCACTGGAAAATTCCTCCTGTTATTTATGGTGCGAGTAACGAGACAATGTCCAGAAATGATTCTCTATCCTCACACTCTGGTAGTTTCATAGATGAAACAAACTATAAGAATGCCCAAGGGGATGAGGACATTCCCACTCTTGGTTCGTTTGTTGCTGGACTCAAGGAGATGGCAAAGCTTCAGTATGAAAATCAATCCATGAATCAG GTTGAAGAGATAGGAAAGATAACTGAAAAGAATGCCAGGGATGCTGCCTTTGACCCAGTGCAAGATTGGTCCTTGAAATTTGAGAAGCTGCAGAAATTGATTATTGAACTATGGCAGGCTTGCAATGTGTCATTAGTCCATCGGACGTACTTCATTCTCCTTATTAAAGACGACTTCACAGATTCCATTTACATGGAGGTAGAGCATAGGAGACTATCCTTCCTGAGGGAGACTTTTTCTCGGGGTAGTTCAGCAGTGCATGATGGCCGAACTCTGACACTAGGATCAAG CAAGAAAGCTCTTCGACGTGAAAGAGAGATGCTGAGCAGGCTTATGCATAAAAGGTACACTGAAAATGAAAGaaggaagatgtacaatgaatGGGGAATCAATGTGAATTCAAAACAAAGGAGGTTGCAGCTCATTCACCTCTTATGGAGTGACCCTGAAAATATGGACCATATCACCAAGAGTGCTGCCATCATTGCGAAGCTGATTGGCTTCTCGCAGCATGGACAAGCCCACAAGGAGATGTTTGGACTTAGCTTCACGCCTCCACGAATGGCCAGAAGATCGTTTAGCTGGAAAAACA GTTTTGTTGAGCTTTTTCCATGA